CTGGGTTGAACTGCATCATCGTCGTGTCGGCGAGGTTTTTGTGATAGTTGAAGAAGTTGAACCGCCGGACCTTGAACGGGCAGTTGTTCGAGCAGTAGCGGGTCCCGACGCAACGGTTGTAGACCATCGCGTTGAGCCCATCGGTCGTGTGCTGGGTGGCAGCCACCGGACAGACCTGCTCGCAGGGAGCGTTTTCGCAGTGGACGCAGGTCATCGGCTGGAATGCAACCTCTGCGTCGTCCACATCTTCGGGCGCGACGCCCGGCTCCGTCTTGAAGTAGCGATCGATCCGGATCCACTGCATCTCGCGCTGGTTGAGGACCTGTTCACGGCCAACCACCGGAATGTTGTTCTCCGCCTGGCAGGCGACGACACAGGCGTTGCACCCGATGCAGGTGTTGAGATCGATTGCCATGCCCCACTGTTCACCCTCGTATTCGTGGTCCTTCCAGAGGGACACCAGCGGCGGGTGGTGCTCATGCTCGTGGAATATCTCCGGGTTGGCCAAGTAGGCGTCGAGCGACGCCTCGCGCACGAGATCGCCAACCCGGCGATTGCGCTCGCGGAAACCGAGGGTATCGATCGCGAAATGATCCTGGGTGGTGGCCAGGTTGTAGTGGCGCCCCGTTCCTCGAAGCCTCGCCCCGATCACGACGTGCGGCGAATCTGCCGTCCGCAACATGTAAGCGTTGACTCCGACCCCATCCCCCACTTGGCCGGCCGCCGTTCGACCGTAGCCGAGCGAGATCGTGACGCTTCCGTATGCCTGACCGGGTAACACGCAGGCCGGGATTTCGATCGTAGTTCCGGAGGCCTCGACTTCCACCACCTCGCCGTCAGAAATGCCGAGCTCGCGCGCGGTGGCCGGCGATATCAGGAGCGGGTTGTCCCACGTCACTTTGGTCAGAGCATCGGGAAGCTCCTGCAACCAGCCGTTATTGGCGAATCGTCCATCCCAGATTTTCGAATCCCTGGCCAACACGACCTCGGTGCGATCGGAGCTCGGCGGTGAATGGTCGAGCAATGCCCGAAGCTGATCCACCGCGACCGCGAGACGACCAGGTTCGAGGGAGGGCGTCACCGGTTCCCGTCCCGTACCTGCAATCACCCCGTCGTGCAACGCTCGCCGCCAGGCTCCCTCGAAGTCGAAATCCGAATCAGTGCTTTCGTTCCGGAATGTCTCCCGCACGAGGTCGTACCCGGACTTATTCTCCAGCCCCAAAACCGCCGCCAGGACCTCGATCGAAGACCTCCCGTCGTAGAGCGGTTGAATGAGAGGTTGTCCCATCGTCAGGGTGCCGTCCCATGCCCGGCCATCGCTCCAGCTCTCGAGGCCGTGGGACTGCGGCAGATGCCACGTGCAACGCCGAGAGGTCTCGTCGTCGTAGAGGCTGAGATGGATCGACACCGGGACCTTGGCCATGAGGTCTCCGAAGCGAAGGTCAGAGGGAGCGTTGTAGACCGGGTTACCGCCCAAGATCAGCAGGGTCCGCACCGCGCCCGAGCCGATCGCGGCTGCTAGCTCGGTGATCGACGCCATATGAGTGGGTCGATCGGGGTCCGGATCAGACGTGTAGGTGACGGTGGAACCGGTGGCTCCCAGCACCTCGTTGAGGACCGCCGCAAAAGCGTGCACCGCCGGCTCCTGCCGGGGCCCGACCAGAATGACACTCGACCCCCGATGGGAAGCGAGGTCTGCGGCAAGCGTTGCCGCAAATCCGCGCTCCCTGTCAGGGAGAGGCCCGCCCGACGCACCCGCGTATCCAGCCGCCGCTGGGGGCAGGTCGATTTGGTGCTCGGCCACCAGCAGGTGGGCCACGTGGGCAAGCAGCGCCGGAACACCTGCAGCCGGCACAGCCACACGATGGTCTGCACGAACGCCGGTCAAACTGAAGCTGGATTCCGCAGCGTATAGTCGAGCACCGAGTCCCGTTTCAGGATGACGGGCCGATGCGAAGTCCCGCGCCAGGCTCAGAGCCGTCGGGTGGTCAAAGAGCGGATCTGCATCGAAGCAGGCGACCACCTTGGCTGTGTCCAGCTTCGGATGGACTCTCAGAACCGATCCGAAGACCAGCCTCGTGCCTTCCCTCTCGTGATCCAGAGAGAGCGGCTCATACTCGTGCCACCTCGCCTGGGGATGGACTGCGAGGAACCGGTCGCGCAGCATCGCCCGGGTCGGTGACGACGAGGTATCTGCGAGAACCGCGACACCGGTTCCATCGCCCGAAAAATGCTCTGCCGCCGCTTCTTCAAAGTCGCTCCACCCTTTGACGAATTGCTGACCGCTGTTGCGTAACAGAAGCCGCCTGCTGCGATCCGGATCATAGAGCTGGAGGACATCTGCCTGGGCGACTGCGGTCAACGCGCCCAGACTGTCCGGGTGCTGATGGTTGCCTTCCGCCTTGATCGGCCGACCGTCGAAGGAGGTGACGAGCATCCCGAGCGCGACTCCGCCCAACTCCATGGAGGTCGCGAAGTGTTCCGGCACACCGGGTGTGCGACCTTCCGGACGGTGGGCGAAAGGAACGATTTCTTCCCTCGGCCAACGGCAGGCCGTGAGCCCGGCCATGGCGAGCGAAGCACCCATGACCTTGAGGAATTGTCGCCGCGTCGCCGGGGGCAGCCGGTCCCAGTCCTCGCCCGGAAACTCCCTCGCCACCGCCTCCTGGAACTCCGGGGTGCGCGCGAGCTCATCGAGGCTCCGCCAATATGTAGGGCCGTTTTTCTTGTGTTTCATCGATGGCATGTGTTGCAGTCCTGGGGTGGGTTGATGTTGTGGGTCTCGCGGAGTTTGGCGCCGAGGGCCAGTTGGTCTTCTTCGGGGACCCAGTCGAGCTGGAAAACGAACTCGACTGGTCTCAGATGGCGCTCTGGCTCGCGGTGGCAATCGAGACACCAACCCATGCTGAGAGGCTCCCGTTGGCTGACGACCTCCATGGTGTCGATCCGGCCATGGCAGGAGACACAGCCGATGCCTCGGCTCACGTGAGCCGAGTGGTTGAAATACACATAATCCGGCAGGTCATGAACGCGCACCCACTCGACCGGCATGCCGGTCGAGTAACTCTCGAAGACGGGAATGAGTTTTTCCGAGTTCGCGCGCACCGTTTTGTGGCAGTTCATGCACGTCTGGCTCGGAGGGATAGTCGCTTTCGCAGTCCGTTCAACGCCGGTGTGACAGTATCGACAGTCCATGCCCAGCTGACCGACATGCAGAGCGTGGCTGTAGGGCACCGGCTGGACGGGCTCGTATCCGACGTCGGTGGCGAGGGGTGAAAAACCGAAGGCAACGACCACCGTCGCATACAGCAATCCTCCCACAGCGGCAACCGCCACCGCGGGTCGCAGTACCCACGTCCATTTTGGGAAAATGAAGATATCATTGAACTTGTCTTCATTCATGAGAATGAATCCTAACTTCGTCCCAACCTTTAGTCAAGTCGATTTGAACGAGTAGAATAGCCCAATGAACAACGCCATGATCGACTTGCGATCAGATACCGTAACACATCCCACCGACTCGATGCGTAAAGCCATGGCCGGCGCCGAGGTCGGTGACGATGTCTACCGCGAGGACCCGACGATCAATCGTCTCGAAGAGCGGGCGGCTGGGTTGATGGGCCGGGAAGCCGCGGTATTCGTTCCGACCGGAACCATGGGCAATCAAATCGCGATCCACCTTCACACCCATCCGGGATCGGAGGTCGTCGCCGAGGCCGGTTCGCACATCTTCAACTTCGAGATGGGAGCGATGGCTGCCCTGTCCGGCGCCCTCCCACGGCCAGTCGATACGACCAACGGCATCCTCGAGCCCGATCAGCTGGATGCGGCCATCCAACCGCCGGCAGGCTATCGGACCCCGACCTCGCTGGTGGTGCTGGAAAACAGCCACAATCTCGCCGGCGGACGAATCACGCCGCCAGCCCAGATGGCGGCGCTGATTCACGTCGCCCGCAGCCACGGTCTTCCGGTCCACCTCGACGGCGCCCGCATCCACAACGCGGCCGCCGCACTCGGCATGTCGGCCGCTGAGTTGAGCGCCGGATGCGACACGGTGATGTTCTGTCTCTCCAAGGGACTTGGGGCTCCCGTCGGATCGCTGCTCGTCGGTAACGCCGATGCCATCGAAGAGGCGCGGCGGATCCGCAAGATGTTCGGTGGCGGCATGCGCCAGGCGGGGATCATCGCCGCAGCCGGACTGGTCGCACTCGACGAAGTGCTGCCGATGTTGGGCGAGGACAACCGCCGTGCACACGACCTCGGCGCGGGCCTCGCCGGTATTCCGGGCGTGGTGCTCGACCCGGACACGGTCGAGACCAACATCGTCTTCTTCTCACTCGCCGAAGACGCGTCGATGGACGCCGGGACACTGGCCACCCGCCTGGCCGATGAGGGTGTGCTCTGCCACCCGCTCGGTGGGGACAGCATTCGGATGGTGACCCACTATCACGTCAGCGACGAGGACATCGAACGGGCAGTCGAGATCACCTCCAGAGTTTTGAGTTCTCAGTTTTGAGTTTTGAGTTCCCACTCACGCCCCCTGCGATCCCTCCGGGCGGGCGGGGGACAACTCACAACTCAACACTCAAAACTGGCCTTGGCGGCGGGAGTCGAGCTCCTCGCGGAACTCGGGGACGTCGAGGTCCACGGTTGATGCGAGGCGCCAACCCGGAGCTTCCTTACGCCACAGAAGCGAAGCCGAACACGGCTCCGACACGCTGCCCAGGACAGAGCCTCTCGTGCCGACAACGGAGCCCCCGGTGCCCTCGACGCGCCCCCAGATGACGAACTCGATACCGACCCGGACTTCGTTTTCCGCAACCGACGGCCTGGTGAGAACGTAGTCGACGTCCAGATCGTCGTAGTCCTCCATCGCCCGTTTGAGATACCCGCCGAGGATTTCGAAATCGAGTCCCAGCGGATCCGAATAGCCGCGGGAGATCGAGGACATCACACCCAGCAACCGCTCCTCCTCGAAAGCTTCGATGGTCGCTGCAATCTTGCGCTTGACCACCTCACCGGCTGAGAAATAGTGTCGGATGGCGATCACCATGACCAATGCGACCGCCGCCGCCACAGCGAGCTTGATGGCACGAGGTGACATGTCGGGATCAGTGTACCGCACGGATGGCGCGAACCGGGGAGAAGCAAGGGAAGTGGACACCAGGCCGCCAGCAAATCCCCAGATCGGGAGGCGGGTGGAAAATTCGACATCCGAAATGCGTGGGCGGGCGGGCTACCCTGCCCCTTTTCTTCGCGCTTGGGTGACTCACCAGGTGCGCGGGGTGCGTCCGGCACGTCGATCGACGGCACCCCCGTAGAGCTCCACGTACCGCGCCGCAGAGTCTTCCCAGGAGAACCGACATTGCATGGCCCGCACCCGCATGGCGTCGATGTCGTCCGGTCGGTTATACCAGGTCCAGACAGCCCAACCGACCGTGTTGGCGATTGCCTTCGGCGTGAGATCGTCGAAGACGAAACCGGTGCCTTGGCCGGTTTTCTCGTCATAGTTCTCGACCGTATCGGCGAGACCGCCGGTACGGCGAACGATCGGCAAGGTGCCATATCGGAGGGAGTACATCTGGGTCAGACCGCACGGCTCGTACACGCTCGGCATAAGGAAGAAATCCGCCCCAGCCTCGATCAGGTGCGCCAGTGGATCGTTGTACTCGAGCGACACTGACAGGTTGGGGAGCTTTTTCGCCAGGATGCTCAACTCCTCCTCGCACCACCTGTCGCCCGTTCCCAAAATCACGAACTGGAGATCGAGTTCGTTGCAGATCGACCACAGGCTGCCGTGGGTCGGACCACACAACTGGCCGAATCCCTTCTGATCTACGAGCCTGCTGATCATGCCGACCAACGGCACCTTCGGATCGATCTCGAGGCCCATTGCCTCCTGCAGCCCCTCCTTGTTGATCGCCTTTCTTTCGAGGTTTTCGTGTGAGTAGTTGGCCGGGATGTGCAGATCCGTTTCCGGATTCCACACCTCATAGTCCATGCCATTCAGCACACCGAAGAGATCCGCGCTCCGTCGGCGCAGGAGACCGTCGAGGCCGCAGCCGAACTCCGGAGTCTGAATCTCCTCGGCATAAGTGGGCGAGACCGTCGTCAAAACGTCGGCGTTGTGAATGCCCGCCTGCAACAAGTTGAGGCCATCGGGTGATTGAAAGCCGGCGGACGAGTAGAGATCTTCCGCAACCGGGAGGTGGACGAATTCCTCCGTCGGAAATACGCCCTGATGGCCCAGATTGTGGATGGTGAGCATCGATCCGGTGGCGGCAAACTCGCCCTCGAGCTCGCGGTTGTAAAGGCAGACAGGAACCAGCGCGGCGGGCCAGTCGTGGACATGCATGATATCGGGATACCAGTCGAGCGCTCGGCACAGCTGGAAGGAACCCCGGCTGAGCAGGGCGAAGCGACGCAGGTTGTCGGGAAAGCCCGGTTCGTCCCGGGTTCCGTAGATGCCATCACGCCCGTAGAGGACCTCGTGATCCAGGAGATGGACGGGCACTTCACTGTCCGGCAGGCGGCCCTGATAGACGGCACACCACTCTTCCTTTTCGCCAAGGGGCACACCCAGCGGTTCGCCGACCCGCCGCAACCGTCCGATATCGATCGAGTAGTAACGCGGCAGGAGGATCCGGACGTCGTGTCCCTGCCGTCCGAGTTCCGCCGACAGCGCCGCCACCATGTCGCCAAGCCCGCCTGCCTTGGCAAACGGAACGACCTCGCTGGTGACCATGAGGATTTTGAACTTCGTATCAGCCAACACGACCCCCATCACGATCGCACCGAATGATAGCCGACTCTAAGGGGCGTACGATGCTGGATGCTGGATGCTGGATGCTGGATGCTGGATGCTGGACTCAACAAATCAATATATCGTCTTGCTGAATTGTCAAGGGGCTTGCCACGGCGAAGCCCAAGGGGCGAAGCCGGGTGGGCGGGCGGATCGAGTATCGAGTATCCAGAAACGAGCGTCCCGAATCGGGCGGGTGGGCGGATCCAGGATCTAGCATCCAGTATCGAACATCCAGAACCGGGCGGGAGGACGGGCAGGTCGCTAGATCAGTGCATCCTCTGTCCAACCGAGGCGAACCACCTCGATGCGCTCCTGATCGGCAACGCCGACGCCGTACTGGGTCTCCGCAACCTGGATGTGATGCGGAGGGGGGCTGATCGGGCGGTCGTCCCCGAAGTAGAGCTTCCGTTTTGCTTCGATCACCCGCGCACCGGTAGCGTCCACCGCCACCGGATCGAAACCGAGAATCAGGCCTCTATACGGCCACACGAACTCCTTCGAAAAGCTGTGCGGTCCAGTCGAGTGAAACTGCGGGGTCAGCATCACGAGGGCGTTGAGACGCACCTTCCCCTTGAGCTCTGGGCGGAGCCATATCGAGCCGAGCGGTGCGCAAGCGTCAGCGTGGTAGTCCGGGTAACGTTCGGTGAAGGTGATGACGTTTTTGAGACAGGTGCCGAGCCCCGCCCAGTTATGAGTGCGCATCGGCCGGGTGTTGATGAACGCCGTCGCGCGGCGGAAGACCGGGTTGGACTTGACCGCGCGATCGTCGACCGCGATATTCCCGGGGGCAACGCCAACCCTTTGGAGCTCGGCTCGCATCGCCTCTTCCAGAGCTGGCGGCGTGGGCAGGCGGGACCACACGTTGCTCTTGATGCCGACGACGTCTTCCGGCGAGAAGAGCTTTTTCCACGCCGACGCGGAGTCCTCGGTTCCGGTCAGCTCCACCAGACCCCGGTTGAGCATCCGGTGCAGAGCTTCCGATTCCGGCCGGCCCTCCTGATCGAGGACCGCACGATCGCGAATCAATACAACCCTGCTGGTGGGCTTACCTCCCCGGTCGCCGGCGTCCGAAGGTCTCGCGACCAGTCCCGACGCCGCTGCCGCGGTCCCCACCGCGAAAAAATCGCGGCGGCTGATCTTGGTGTCTCTCATCAGTCACCTCCCGTCACGTCTGCCAACAGTTCGTCGGCCACGGCTGAGGGCTCCGGCGAGAGCACGGCCGCCAAACGCGAGGCGCTCCTGAGCGTCTCAAGGCCCGCCGCCTCGGCGCCATTTTCGGCGGCCTTCGCCGTCGCCTCGTCCGGGTAGTCGGCCACCAGCAGCCAGGCGTTGCCGGCCGGACGCTCGTACCGGCCGAGCACCGCGTCGACATCGGGCCCGAGCTGCAGCACGTTTTCATACCCCAGGTACACGACGCCATTCAAAATCTCCTGCGTGTGGAAAAAGACGACCGAGCGTTGATCGAGCCCTTCAACCGGGAGCTCGGCCACCAGGGGTGAGGCCTCCCCAACGTCTGAAATTGCATCAGCCGCCGCGCGACCGATTTCGATCACCGCTTTCGCGGCCGCCTCACTCTCACCCTCGGCATAGACCGAGCCGAACCACGATCCCTTCCAAAACGAGAGCCATCCGAAACGAAAACGCCCGCCCTGACCGACCTCCACGTCCGTGCCGTCTCGATCGTGCGTGAAGACACCGAAGGCATCGGCAGGAGATGCCTGCTCGAAGAGATCGAGCACGATGTCCGGCTCGCCTTCGGGGCCTTCATAACGCCGAGACAGGCAGCGGAGCATCCCATAGGCCATATAGACCTCGGCGTGGCCGTCGATGTAGGAGTAGATCGACTCGGTATCGTAGACCTGGCCTCCATCGACAGCCCGCCACCCGGAGGCGCCGTCCGGTAGATTCGGCGTCACTCCCTGGCCTGCGCCGGGCTGGGTTGGGGCCTCTGAACAGGACATCATCGAACCCAGGATCGCGAAGACAAGGATGGGAACGAGGGCCGCCTGCCGCAACGCCATGTGCTCCTCCGGTGCCGGGATTTCACCGGTCGATGATAACAGGAGGCTGGGCAAGGAATTTTGAATTCTGAGTTTTGAGTTTTGAGTTCTGAGTTCTGAGTTTTGAGTTTTGAGTTTTGAGTTTTGAGTTCCCGCCCACACCCGCCAGAGACCGGGAGGGTGGCACATCCGAAATTCGAAATCCGAAACGGAAGAGGCGTAAGTCGACCGTGCTACCGTGCGCACATGCGTCGGGCCGCTCTCGCTCTGCTCGTTACCGGTCTGTCAGCCGCCGTTGGCTGTGCCCGACCGGAACCCGAACCGCCAGCCCCAAATGTGGTCCTGATCACCGTTGACGCCCTGCGCGCCGACTTCGTATCCTACGCCGGCCATCCGAACCAGACCTCGCCGGTGCTCGACGCCTTCGCCCGAGAGAACGTGATATTCACACAGGCGTTGACCTCTTTCCCCGGGACCGCGCCGGCGATGCCGTCCTTGATGACCGGCCTCTACCCGAGCTTTGAGAACGTGGACAGGTGGAGCAAGCAGACCCGCAACGGCTTCAACGAATTCGAGTCGCCAGATGAGGTCGAACGTCCCGGCCTGAGCGACCACCTGAGGATGCTGGCGGAGATTCTCCGCGATGCCGGCTATCAGACGCTGGGGTTTCACACCAATCCAAACCTCAGCACGACCGCCAATTTCCAGCAGGGATTCGAGGAGTACTTCCAGTTCGAGGACTATCTGACGAAGGTCAGGGCCGAGCGAAATCACAAGTTGATCGGGAACTACCCGCCCGCTCCGATCGTCGTCGACCGGGTGCTGAAGCGCCTCGACGCCGGCTTCGACAGGCCGGTTTTTCTCTGGATCCACTTCATGGAGCCACACAGCCCGTACCTTCCACCCGAGGAGTACGCCAGGCTCTTCGATCGAACCGACACCGGTGTCACCGACCTGGAGATCAACGAGTCTCTCTATCACCTCCTCTGGACCCAACAGGGATCCCTGAGAGTGGCTCGCGACTACCCGTCTCCCGAGGAGCGCGGCCTCGATCGCGACC
Above is a window of Acidobacteriota bacterium DNA encoding:
- a CDS encoding TAT-variant-translocated molybdopterin oxidoreductase, whose protein sequence is MKHKKNGPTYWRSLDELARTPEFQEAVAREFPGEDWDRLPPATRRQFLKVMGASLAMAGLTACRWPREEIVPFAHRPEGRTPGVPEHFATSMELGGVALGMLVTSFDGRPIKAEGNHQHPDSLGALTAVAQADVLQLYDPDRSRRLLLRNSGQQFVKGWSDFEEAAAEHFSGDGTGVAVLADTSSSPTRAMLRDRFLAVHPQARWHEYEPLSLDHEREGTRLVFGSVLRVHPKLDTAKVVACFDADPLFDHPTALSLARDFASARHPETGLGARLYAAESSFSLTGVRADHRVAVPAAGVPALLAHVAHLLVAEHQIDLPPAAAGYAGASGGPLPDRERGFAATLAADLASHRGSSVILVGPRQEPAVHAFAAVLNEVLGATGSTVTYTSDPDPDRPTHMASITELAAAIGSGAVRTLLILGGNPVYNAPSDLRFGDLMAKVPVSIHLSLYDDETSRRCTWHLPQSHGLESWSDGRAWDGTLTMGQPLIQPLYDGRSSIEVLAAVLGLENKSGYDLVRETFRNESTDSDFDFEGAWRRALHDGVIAGTGREPVTPSLEPGRLAVAVDQLRALLDHSPPSSDRTEVVLARDSKIWDGRFANNGWLQELPDALTKVTWDNPLLISPATARELGISDGEVVEVEASGTTIEIPACVLPGQAYGSVTISLGYGRTAAGQVGDGVGVNAYMLRTADSPHVVIGARLRGTGRHYNLATTQDHFAIDTLGFRERNRRVGDLVREASLDAYLANPEIFHEHEHHPPLVSLWKDHEYEGEQWGMAIDLNTCIGCNACVVACQAENNIPVVGREQVLNQREMQWIRIDRYFKTEPGVAPEDVDDAEVAFQPMTCVHCENAPCEQVCPVAATQHTTDGLNAMVYNRCVGTRYCSNNCPFKVRRFNFFNYHKNLADTTMMQFNPEVTVRSRGVMEKCTFCIQRIEAVRIAARNDNRPVTDGEIVPACAQTCPTRAITFGNLNDPESEVSKLREEKRSYATLAELNIRPRAHYLGRLTNRADGGSADDHGSPHGDVQSHGKEGA
- a CDS encoding cytochrome c family protein, whose protein sequence is MNEDKFNDIFIFPKWTWVLRPAVAVAAVGGLLYATVVVAFGFSPLATDVGYEPVQPVPYSHALHVGQLGMDCRYCHTGVERTAKATIPPSQTCMNCHKTVRANSEKLIPVFESYSTGMPVEWVRVHDLPDYVYFNHSAHVSRGIGCVSCHGRIDTMEVVSQREPLSMGWCLDCHREPERHLRPVEFVFQLDWVPEEDQLALGAKLRETHNINPPQDCNTCHR
- a CDS encoding aminotransferase class I/II-fold pyridoxal phosphate-dependent enzyme, yielding MNNAMIDLRSDTVTHPTDSMRKAMAGAEVGDDVYREDPTINRLEERAAGLMGREAAVFVPTGTMGNQIAIHLHTHPGSEVVAEAGSHIFNFEMGAMAALSGALPRPVDTTNGILEPDQLDAAIQPPAGYRTPTSLVVLENSHNLAGGRITPPAQMAALIHVARSHGLPVHLDGARIHNAAAALGMSAAELSAGCDTVMFCLSKGLGAPVGSLLVGNADAIEEARRIRKMFGGGMRQAGIIAAAGLVALDEVLPMLGEDNRRAHDLGAGLAGIPGVVLDPDTVETNIVFFSLAEDASMDAGTLATRLADEGVLCHPLGGDSIRMVTHYHVSDEDIERAVEITSRVLSSQF
- a CDS encoding glycogen synthase — encoded protein: MVTSEVVPFAKAGGLGDMVAALSAELGRQGHDVRILLPRYYSIDIGRLRRVGEPLGVPLGEKEEWCAVYQGRLPDSEVPVHLLDHEVLYGRDGIYGTRDEPGFPDNLRRFALLSRGSFQLCRALDWYPDIMHVHDWPAALVPVCLYNRELEGEFAATGSMLTIHNLGHQGVFPTEEFVHLPVAEDLYSSAGFQSPDGLNLLQAGIHNADVLTTVSPTYAEEIQTPEFGCGLDGLLRRRSADLFGVLNGMDYEVWNPETDLHIPANYSHENLERKAINKEGLQEAMGLEIDPKVPLVGMISRLVDQKGFGQLCGPTHGSLWSICNELDLQFVILGTGDRWCEEELSILAKKLPNLSVSLEYNDPLAHLIEAGADFFLMPSVYEPCGLTQMYSLRYGTLPIVRRTGGLADTVENYDEKTGQGTGFVFDDLTPKAIANTVGWAVWTWYNRPDDIDAMRVRAMQCRFSWEDSAARYVELYGGAVDRRAGRTPRTW
- a CDS encoding DUF362 domain-containing protein, which translates into the protein MRDTKISRRDFFAVGTAAAASGLVARPSDAGDRGGKPTSRVVLIRDRAVLDQEGRPESEALHRMLNRGLVELTGTEDSASAWKKLFSPEDVVGIKSNVWSRLPTPPALEEAMRAELQRVGVAPGNIAVDDRAVKSNPVFRRATAFINTRPMRTHNWAGLGTCLKNVITFTERYPDYHADACAPLGSIWLRPELKGKVRLNALVMLTPQFHSTGPHSFSKEFVWPYRGLILGFDPVAVDATGARVIEAKRKLYFGDDRPISPPPHHIQVAETQYGVGVADQERIEVVRLGWTEDALI
- a CDS encoding sulfatase-like hydrolase/transferase, with the protein product MRRAALALLVTGLSAAVGCARPEPEPPAPNVVLITVDALRADFVSYAGHPNQTSPVLDAFARENVIFTQALTSFPGTAPAMPSLMTGLYPSFENVDRWSKQTRNGFNEFESPDEVERPGLSDHLRMLAEILRDAGYQTLGFHTNPNLSTTANFQQGFEEYFQFEDYLTKVRAERNHKLIGNYPPAPIVVDRVLKRLDAGFDRPVFLWIHFMEPHSPYLPPEEYARLFDRTDTGVTDLEINESLYHLLWTQQGSLRVARDYPSPEERGLDRDQFVDHILGLYEGEIRFLDDQLEILFGGFKAMGLWDNTMVMLTADHGEEFLDHGQVAHTELTALAEELIRIPLVFKLPDAGRRGLVIDDLVRMVDFAPTILDYAGLPAEAGQMEGVSLRPLIESGGTPPMTAFYSTIHYNIVRDARWKYRLEKGADGKGRSVERLFDIVADPAELNDVAGLHPDIVERMREEYREFAEMLTSRRPPSDAPGGKSIEEIGPEELERLEALGYVND